A single window of Candidatus Binatia bacterium DNA harbors:
- a CDS encoding ankyrin repeat domain-containing protein, whose translation MRSFHFLLLALYWVAAIAGCVQTSPKIVDVNHRFEHGWTLLMEAARQGDRAAAEDLVARGADINARAETGLTALLIAIVEHHPDIAQLLIEKGADVNVANSVGLTPLFAAMSQRDDEMVQRLKKAGAKTGLDATPAAPKHPSGLPQELLRQ comes from the coding sequence ATGAGAAGTTTTCACTTTCTCTTGCTCGCCTTGTACTGGGTCGCCGCGATCGCCGGTTGCGTGCAGACGAGTCCGAAGATTGTCGATGTGAACCACCGGTTCGAACATGGATGGACGCTCCTAATGGAAGCGGCCCGTCAAGGTGACCGTGCTGCGGCCGAGGATTTAGTCGCACGAGGTGCAGACATCAACGCACGTGCGGAGACGGGACTGACTGCATTGTTGATTGCTATCGTGGAGCATCACCCAGACATCGCCCAGTTGCTCATTGAGAAGGGCGCGGACGTGAATGTCGCAAACAGCGTTGGTCTTACCCCTTTGTTTGCTGCCATGTCACAACGGGACGATGAGATGGTGCAACGGCTCAAGAAAGCGGGAGCGAAAACTGGATTGGACGCGACGCCAGCCGCACCGAAGCATCCAAGCGGTTTGCCACAGGAGCTTTTGCGCCAGTGA